The following coding sequences are from one Saprospiraceae bacterium window:
- the recA gene encoding recombinase RecA yields MSKEREEKLKALALTVDRLEKTYGKGSIMKLGDKPILDSVDSISTGSLGLDIALGIGGLPRGRVVEIYGPESSGKTTLAIHAISECQKRGGIAAFIDAEHAFDRAYAEALGVNTEDLLISQPDNGEQALEITENLIRSGAIDIIVIDSVAALVPKSEIEGEMGESKMGLQARLMSQALRKLTGTIGRTGCCCIFINQLREKIGVMFGNPETTTGGNALKFYASIRLDIRRTSSAIKDKDGNIVGNRVKVKVVKNKMAPPFRVAEFDITYGEGISKSGEIVDLGSELNVIQKSGSWFSYEGTKIAQGRDSAKQFLEDNPELSAQIEEKIKAKLATGKMVKIEESVEAGEA; encoded by the coding sequence ATGTCTAAAGAAAGAGAAGAAAAACTAAAAGCACTGGCGCTTACGGTCGATAGGCTTGAAAAAACATATGGCAAAGGGAGCATTATGAAATTGGGAGACAAACCCATATTGGATAGTGTTGATTCTATTTCTACCGGTTCACTGGGGCTTGATATTGCATTAGGTATAGGTGGTTTGCCGCGTGGTAGAGTTGTTGAAATTTATGGTCCCGAAAGTTCAGGAAAAACGACTTTGGCAATTCACGCCATTTCAGAATGCCAGAAAAGAGGGGGAATCGCAGCTTTTATTGATGCAGAACATGCTTTCGACAGGGCATATGCAGAGGCCCTGGGAGTCAATACGGAAGATCTTCTGATCTCTCAACCGGACAATGGGGAGCAAGCCCTCGAAATCACTGAAAACCTGATTCGCTCCGGTGCTATTGATATCATTGTCATTGACTCTGTAGCGGCACTTGTGCCCAAAAGTGAAATAGAAGGAGAAATGGGTGAATCAAAAATGGGTCTCCAGGCCAGATTGATGAGTCAGGCACTTCGGAAATTAACCGGAACGATCGGAAGAACAGGCTGTTGTTGCATATTCATTAATCAGTTGAGAGAAAAAATCGGGGTGATGTTCGGAAATCCGGAAACAACTACTGGTGGAAATGCATTGAAATTTTATGCCAGTATCCGCCTAGACATCCGCCGCACTAGCAGTGCCATTAAAGATAAAGATGGAAACATTGTAGGAAACAGAGTCAAAGTAAAAGTCGTCAAAAACAAAATGGCACCTCCTTTTCGCGTCGCAGAATTTGATATCACCTACGGTGAGGGAATTTCAAAATCAGGGGAAATTGTGGATTTAGGCTCTGAACTAAATGTAATCCAGAAAAGTGGCTCTTGGTTTAGCTATGAAGGCACGAAAATTGCACAGGGCCGTGACTCAGCAAAACAATTTTTAGAAGACAATCCGGAACTTTCAGCTCAAATTGAAGAAAAAATAAAAGCCAAACTCGCCACTGGAAAAATGGTAAAAATCGAAGAAAGTGTCGAAGCCGGAGAGGCCTGA
- a CDS encoding T9SS type A sorting domain-containing protein translates to MKNILFLFLMPFLNDGLGQKNPLFETRLYFEDQMGNKDTITLGFDTSANEILNPEFGEVNLTHPFSGDLEVRAAHRSILDQAGFEGTLSKRIISKAERLENFPYPGYTCHESRNIILFVKANHFPVKIVWDSLDFVNSQECVYNSFITPDFNAEIIDPLTAWIQFPGKRFACMRRVEEFSINLNNDYRRGFFPAEYTYRMIRTFNATSADTIYGLSLFFTYEAKKSPCMYVVNNEATRPEFNGGNIFPNPVHETLHLEMKQPLNFEQIQIANAEGHILKTMQEENFGGSISVMDFPKGLYHVIIKTEGRDRLFSRFIKM, encoded by the coding sequence ATGAAAAATATTCTGTTCCTATTTCTAATGCCATTTTTAAATGATGGTCTTGGACAAAAAAATCCATTGTTTGAAACGCGTTTGTATTTTGAAGACCAGATGGGAAATAAAGACACCATTACTCTTGGCTTTGATACATCGGCCAATGAAATATTAAATCCGGAATTTGGAGAAGTAAATCTAACACATCCGTTTTCAGGAGATTTGGAAGTCAGGGCTGCACATCGAAGTATATTGGATCAGGCAGGATTTGAAGGTACCTTAAGCAAGCGCATCATTTCGAAAGCTGAAAGGCTCGAAAATTTTCCATATCCTGGATATACCTGTCATGAGAGTAGAAATATTATCCTTTTTGTGAAAGCGAATCACTTTCCTGTCAAGATTGTTTGGGATTCACTTGATTTTGTGAATAGTCAGGAATGCGTATATAACAGTTTTATAACGCCGGACTTTAATGCTGAGATCATAGATCCTTTGACTGCATGGATCCAGTTTCCGGGGAAGAGATTTGCCTGTATGAGAAGAGTAGAAGAATTCAGTATAAATCTCAACAATGATTATCGTCGGGGTTTTTTCCCAGCAGAATATACATACCGTATGATTAGGACTTTTAACGCTACCAGTGCGGATACTATTTATGGATTGAGTCTTTTCTTTACCTACGAAGCCAAAAAAAGTCCATGTATGTATGTGGTGAATAATGAGGCAACAAGACCTGAATTTAATGGAGGAAATATTTTTCCAAATCCTGTGCACGAAACCTTGCACCTGGAGATGAAACAACCATTAAATTTTGAACAGATCCAAATCGCAAATGCCGAAGGTCACATTTTGAAAACTATGCAAGAGGAAAACTTTGGTGGTAGTATTTCTGTAATGGATTTTCCAAAGGGGCTATATCATGTAATCATAAAAACTGAGGGAAGAGATAGACTTTTTTCTCGTTTTATCAAAATGTAG
- the rsgA gene encoding ribosome small subunit-dependent GTPase A: MLTGRVMRSTGSWYDVLDENSSTFYACRLIGKLKLDKENVTNPIAVGDLVEFELENEKQGIIKKVLPRKNYIARQSPKSKWHIHILACNIDQAILITSICEPPLKPGFIDRFILTTEPQNIPVLIIFNKRDLYGDREKEIFEEQKLVYTKIGYEVMAVSARINYGISELRDKLTDKISLFSGQSGVGKSTILNGVEPDLILRTGDISDYSGKGTHTTTFAQMFLIKENTYLIDTPGIKTLNFNNLEVMDVAHNFREFFEVSSKCKFGSQCTHRDEPECEVKNLLDQGVLSEIRYRNYLNILEEIEAQNYWERSKKY, translated from the coding sequence ATGTTAACTGGAAGGGTGATGCGATCTACGGGGAGTTGGTATGATGTGCTGGATGAAAATTCATCGACATTTTATGCTTGCAGACTGATCGGAAAACTCAAATTAGATAAAGAGAATGTAACCAATCCAATTGCCGTTGGTGATCTTGTAGAGTTTGAATTGGAAAATGAAAAGCAAGGTATTATTAAAAAAGTCCTTCCAAGAAAAAATTATATTGCTCGACAATCACCAAAGTCCAAATGGCATATTCATATTTTAGCATGTAATATCGATCAGGCCATTCTTATCACAAGCATATGTGAACCCCCTTTAAAACCAGGATTTATAGACCGGTTCATTTTAACAACAGAACCTCAAAATATTCCGGTCCTCATCATTTTTAATAAAAGGGATCTCTATGGTGATCGCGAAAAAGAAATATTTGAAGAGCAAAAACTGGTTTATACCAAAATAGGATATGAGGTCATGGCCGTATCTGCTCGCATTAATTATGGTATAAGCGAATTGCGAGATAAACTGACAGATAAGATTAGTTTGTTTTCAGGACAATCAGGTGTGGGTAAATCAACTATTCTCAATGGTGTAGAGCCTGATCTGATTTTACGGACGGGCGATATCTCCGACTATAGTGGAAAAGGTACGCACACTACTACCTTCGCACAAATGTTTCTTATCAAGGAAAATACCTATTTAATAGATACACCCGGAATAAAAACATTGAACTTCAACAATCTGGAAGTCATGGACGTTGCGCATAATTTCAGAGAATTTTTTGAAGTATCATCTAAATGCAAATTCGGCTCTCAATGTACTCACCGAGATGAACCCGAATGTGAAGTGAAAAATCTTTTAGATCAAGGTGTCTTAAGCGAAATCAGATATAGAAATTATTTAAATATTTTAGAGGAGATAGAGGCACAGAATTATTGGGAGCGGAGTAAGAAGTATTGA
- a CDS encoding geranylgeranylglyceryl/heptaprenylglyceryl phosphate synthase: MATLYAQLLQKKQRGQKSLAILIDPDKNKLKNLDKIIELANVHGVGYFFVGGSLLSEDHVASSITRIKSESNIPIVLFPGNNYQIDPGADALLFLSLVSGRNPEYLISKHVEAALKIAETNLEVIATAYLLINGGHSNTAAYLSQTLPIPHDKTEIAVATAMACKFLNFQCIYLEAGSGAKIPVASEMIKAVSNKVNLPLIVGGGLKSCPPLELAYQSGADLAVVGNEVETNPDLIKEMMVLVRTFDFKNAKA; this comes from the coding sequence ATGGCAACATTATATGCTCAGTTATTGCAAAAAAAACAAAGAGGACAGAAAAGTCTTGCTATTCTCATTGATCCCGATAAGAACAAACTCAAAAATCTGGATAAAATTATTGAACTGGCGAATGTTCATGGTGTCGGTTATTTTTTTGTTGGAGGAAGTTTATTATCTGAAGATCATGTGGCCTCAAGTATTACCCGTATAAAAAGTGAATCAAATATACCCATCGTATTATTTCCCGGAAACAATTATCAAATAGACCCCGGAGCAGATGCACTTTTGTTTTTATCACTGGTTTCCGGGCGAAATCCGGAATACTTAATTTCTAAACACGTCGAAGCCGCTTTGAAAATTGCTGAAACAAATCTTGAAGTGATAGCTACAGCTTATTTGTTAATAAATGGAGGCCATTCAAATACAGCGGCGTATTTAAGTCAGACCTTGCCAATACCACATGATAAAACCGAAATTGCAGTTGCAACTGCTATGGCTTGTAAGTTTTTAAATTTTCAGTGCATCTATTTGGAAGCGGGGAGTGGCGCAAAAATACCGGTAGCTTCAGAAATGATCAAGGCCGTTTCGAATAAGGTAAATCTCCCATTGATTGTAGGGGGAGGATTAAAATCTTGCCCTCCATTGGAATTAGCTTATCAATCCGGAGCAGATCTGGCCGTGGTTGGAAATGAAGTAGAAACAAATCCCGATTTGATAAAAGAAATGATGGTCCTTGTGAGAACTTTTGATTTTAAAAATGCAAAAGCCTGA
- a CDS encoding TlpA family protein disulfide reductase — protein MKFHFIYFSFFVFYACQNHEYSVGDRAPEFSKMIWLHSPELQLANLQGKVVLLRWWTDGCVFCVQSADALNEWHQRYADSGLVVIGLYHPKPEPRILDPEEVREFVREKGFQFPIGIDQDWTNLYKFWLGRTPKEFTSVSFLIGKDGKIIYIHPGGEYHKEIAAGHEQCVTSYFEIEMQIQMALRASFH, from the coding sequence ATGAAATTTCATTTTATTTATTTTTCCTTTTTCGTATTTTATGCTTGTCAAAACCATGAATATTCAGTTGGCGATCGCGCTCCGGAATTTTCAAAAATGATTTGGCTGCATTCGCCCGAATTACAATTGGCGAATCTACAAGGCAAGGTCGTATTACTTCGTTGGTGGACCGATGGATGCGTTTTCTGTGTGCAATCCGCAGATGCATTAAATGAATGGCATCAGCGGTATGCAGATTCAGGTTTGGTTGTCATTGGGCTCTATCATCCCAAACCCGAGCCAAGGATTCTTGATCCGGAGGAAGTTCGCGAATTTGTTCGTGAAAAAGGATTTCAGTTTCCGATAGGCATAGATCAGGATTGGACCAATTTGTATAAATTTTGGTTAGGTCGCACTCCCAAAGAATTTACATCGGTAAGTTTTTTGATCGGAAAAGACGGAAAAATTATATACATACACCCGGGAGGAGAATACCATAAGGAAATCGCTGCGGGACATGAACAATGTGTAACATCCTACTTCGAAATTGAAATGCAAATTCAAATGGCATTGAGGGCGAGTTTTCATTAG
- a CDS encoding rhodanese-related sulfurtransferase, whose translation MTLRLYNLVNREELIRKMKESQEARTTISFYKYYNILNPPFFRNHLYDRYEQLGVLGRIYIASEGINAQISVPSARLEDFKKVMNDIDFLNGIRLNFAIEDDGKSFFKLNIKVRKKIVADGIEDPDFNASDCGVHLNALEFNEIISKENTVVVDMRNHYESEVGHFENAICPEVVTFRESLPIISDMLAEHKDKNLVMYCTGGIRCEKASAYLKYKGYKNVFQLNGGIIEYARQVNEQHLENKFKGKNFVFDERLGERISDQIISRCHQCGALCDNHVNCKNDQCHILFIQCPACAQKYEDCCSRRCSDFVKLDDAEKQQIREQLEFNGSKFSKGRYKALGKDEALVLH comes from the coding sequence ATGACACTTCGATTATATAATCTGGTTAACCGCGAAGAGCTCATTCGCAAAATGAAGGAAAGTCAGGAAGCCAGAACTACTATTTCGTTCTATAAGTATTACAACATTCTGAATCCGCCATTTTTTCGCAATCATTTGTATGATCGGTATGAACAGCTGGGAGTTTTAGGGCGTATTTACATTGCATCAGAAGGCATCAACGCGCAGATTTCAGTACCCAGTGCTCGATTGGAAGATTTTAAAAAAGTGATGAATGACATCGATTTTTTAAATGGCATCCGCTTAAATTTTGCGATAGAAGACGACGGTAAATCATTCTTTAAACTGAATATTAAAGTGCGCAAAAAAATTGTCGCTGATGGCATTGAAGATCCCGATTTTAATGCGTCTGATTGCGGTGTGCATCTGAATGCACTGGAGTTTAATGAAATTATTTCTAAAGAGAATACCGTAGTAGTGGATATGCGCAATCACTACGAGAGCGAAGTGGGTCATTTTGAGAACGCTATTTGTCCAGAGGTCGTTACCTTCAGAGAATCGCTCCCGATTATTTCTGATATGCTTGCAGAGCACAAGGATAAAAACCTGGTCATGTATTGTACCGGTGGCATTCGATGCGAAAAAGCAAGTGCCTATTTAAAATATAAAGGATATAAAAATGTCTTTCAACTGAATGGAGGAATCATTGAATATGCAAGGCAAGTAAATGAGCAGCATCTCGAAAATAAATTTAAAGGAAAAAATTTTGTATTTGATGAAAGACTGGGAGAGCGCATTTCCGATCAGATCATTTCTCGGTGCCATCAATGTGGAGCTCTTTGTGATAATCATGTGAATTGCAAAAACGACCAGTGTCATATTTTATTTATTCAATGTCCCGCCTGCGCTCAAAAATATGAAGACTGTTGTTCGAGAAGGTGTTCAGATTTTGTAAAATTGGATGATGCTGAAAAACAGCAAATACGCGAACAACTCGAATTCAATGGGAGTAAATTTTCCAAAGGACGTTATAAAGCTCTCGGAAAAGACGAAGCATTGGTGCTGCACTGA
- a CDS encoding S8 family peptidase — translation MRILTFLLLLIFANLSAQMSSTLLQKMEAGEKWPVLISFKEQATFNEWKSEWPKEQKGHYVYQQLKETAEQNQQAVIHYFAKRNISYKTFFVANVIHAEIDREAISFLQAQTGIEKISYDAHLNFQFPQTDASAIMHQRAPEITWGIQQMNVPAVWDLGIKGKGIVVAGEDTGVKWDVNGLKSKYRGFENGQTDHNYNWHDAIHAISPLSGSPDNPCGLNVKEPCDDHSHGTHTVGTMVGSTDEQLFGVAPEAQWIGCRNMERGNGALSTYIECFEFFLAPHDLNGQNHNPTKAPHVINNSWYCSLEEGCDTSSYPIMERVIENLRKAGVVVVVSAGNDGASCNTLKHIPAIYEESFTVGSVRQDLKISDFSSNGPVNNYKATRVKPNVVAPGSDVLSVLPDGNFASWNGTSMAGPHVAGLVALMISANPLLSGQVERIEQIIEETATRINSDFDCWPSTGSSIPNNTFGFGFVNALAAVEKALLVVDTKQPEIAGLKMYPNPAKNYINIELANANISEISIQNIYGKEIFQLKNPSKLHRIVTEGWQPGLYFMTTDGSNAKSFIIEH, via the coding sequence ATGAGAATTTTGACTTTTTTATTGCTACTCATTTTTGCCAATTTGTCTGCACAAATGAGTTCCACCCTTTTGCAAAAAATGGAAGCTGGTGAAAAATGGCCCGTGCTGATTTCATTTAAGGAACAAGCCACATTTAATGAATGGAAATCCGAATGGCCCAAAGAACAAAAAGGCCACTATGTTTACCAACAACTTAAGGAAACAGCGGAACAAAATCAACAAGCGGTCATTCATTATTTTGCAAAAAGAAATATAAGTTACAAGACATTTTTTGTCGCAAATGTGATCCATGCTGAAATAGATCGCGAAGCAATCTCATTTTTACAAGCTCAAACCGGAATTGAAAAAATAAGCTACGATGCTCATTTGAATTTTCAATTTCCGCAAACAGATGCTTCTGCTATTATGCATCAAAGGGCGCCTGAAATTACCTGGGGTATTCAACAAATGAATGTTCCCGCAGTATGGGATCTGGGGATCAAAGGCAAAGGTATAGTCGTAGCAGGCGAAGATACAGGCGTAAAATGGGATGTAAACGGACTCAAAAGCAAATATCGTGGCTTTGAAAATGGGCAAACCGATCATAATTACAACTGGCATGATGCCATTCATGCCATCAGTCCTCTGAGCGGCAGTCCCGACAATCCTTGTGGGCTCAATGTCAAGGAACCATGTGATGATCATTCACATGGTACGCACACAGTTGGTACGATGGTAGGAAGTACTGACGAACAATTGTTTGGTGTTGCGCCTGAAGCTCAATGGATCGGTTGCAGAAATATGGAAAGGGGCAATGGTGCTTTATCAACCTATATCGAATGTTTTGAATTCTTTTTAGCGCCACACGATCTCAATGGTCAAAACCACAATCCCACCAAGGCTCCACACGTGATCAATAACAGTTGGTATTGCAGTCTGGAAGAAGGCTGTGACACATCTTCTTATCCCATTATGGAAAGGGTTATTGAAAATTTGAGAAAAGCAGGTGTGGTCGTAGTCGTATCTGCTGGTAATGATGGTGCCAGTTGCAATACACTAAAACATATTCCTGCGATTTATGAAGAAAGTTTTACTGTTGGCTCCGTCAGACAGGATTTAAAAATCAGCGATTTCAGCAGCAACGGTCCGGTTAATAATTATAAAGCCACTCGCGTAAAACCAAATGTGGTTGCTCCCGGTTCAGATGTGTTATCTGTTTTACCTGATGGAAATTTCGCTTCCTGGAATGGCACCAGTATGGCAGGTCCGCACGTTGCAGGCTTGGTTGCACTTATGATCAGCGCAAATCCACTCCTGTCTGGTCAGGTAGAACGCATTGAGCAAATTATTGAAGAGACTGCAACGCGGATCAATTCGGACTTCGATTGTTGGCCATCAACAGGAAGCAGTATTCCGAATAATACTTTTGGTTTTGGGTTTGTAAATGCTTTGGCTGCAGTAGAAAAAGCATTGTTGGTTGTTGATACCAAACAGCCTGAAATTGCTGGTTTAAAAATGTATCCGAATCCAGCAAAAAATTATATAAATATTGAATTGGCCAATGCAAATATTTCTGAAATCAGCATCCAAAATATTTATGGCAAAGAAATCTTTCAATTAAAAAATCCTTCGAAGCTGCATAGAATTGTAACTGAAGGATGGCAGCCGGGTCTGTATTTTATGACGACGGATGGATCAAATGCGAAATCTTTTATTATCGAACATTGA